DNA sequence from the Brachybacterium avium genome:
CCGGCCTCGGAGTCGTACTCGCCGCCGTCGAGGATCTGCATCTCGAGCTGGCGCTGCGCGAAGTCCGGAGTGAGATCCGGGGTGGCCTCCAGGTACTGGATGAACGCGTCCCGGTCCAGCACGCCGGAGTCGCGCACATCCTCCGCCTCGGAAAGGGCCCACATGTTGTCGCCGCCCTCGAAGAGGAAGCTCGCGGCGACGATCGTGTAGGTCGCGTCGGGGTCGATCGGCTCGCCGCCGATCCGGATGTCGACGATGCGGTCGTCCAGCGCGCGGCTGGAGTCGAAGACGTACTCGACGTTGTGCGAGACCGCGAAGGCGAGGAAGGCCTCATCGCCCGCATCGACCGAGCCGCCGTCGGCCGTGCGCTGCCACTGCTCCTCGAGCATCTGCACGAACTGCGCACCGGTGACCTCACCGGAGTTCAGGGTGTTGCCGAAGGGCACCATCGAGTTGGCCTCGGCGTAGGTGACCACGCCATCGCCCTCGTCGGCGTCCGACTGGTCGTACCAGAGCTCGGCGCGGATGCCGCCGGGGTTCATGAACCCGATGACCTCGTGCTCGCCGTCCAGGCCGGCGTCCTCGAGGTACCACTTCATCGAATCCGCGAGCATGTCGCCCGCGGCGGAGTGGCGCGTGCGGTCATCGCCCTTGGTGATGGCCTGGTTCCCGACCTCGGTGTTCGGGGTGCGGATGCCGTCGACGTAGGAGGCCTTGGAATCGGCCCATGAGGTGGTGACGTCCCCGGCCACGGAGCCGACGGGCTCGGTGCCGATGACGGCGGCCTCGTCGATCGCGGTCCGCGCGATCTCGGTGACCTCGCGGACCACCTCGGTGTCGACGGCGCATTCCGTGCCTTCGGGCAGGGCGGTGGCGCGGTTCTCGGGCTCGCCGAGCACGTCCCAGTCGCCGTCCTCGCCGAGCTGGAGGGTGACCACGCCGAGGTTCTCGGCGCTGGCGCCGGTCTGGATGATCGGGCGCACCTCGCCGTCCTGGCCGGGGACGGGGGCGTTGAAGTTGTAGATGCGGTGGGAGTCGCCGTTGAAGATCGCATCGACCTCGGGGAGGTCTCTTCGACGATCTTGTCGAAGATCGGGTCGGTGTTCTGCGGGGCGATGCCCGGCTCGGCGCTCACGCTCGCGCCCTCGTGGTAGCTGGCCACCAGCACGTCGTACTGCTCACCGGAGGCGTCGAGCTCCTCGATCGCGGCGTTGACGCCGTCGACCGGGTCGCCGAACCTCAGGCCCTCGATCGCGGCCGGGCTCACCTTGCCGACGGTCTTGGTGGTGACCGCGCCGACCACCGCGACCCGCACCCCGTCGCGCTCGACGATCGCGTACGCGTCGTGGACCAGCTCGCCGGTGCCCTCATAGAAGACGTTCGCGGCGAGATCCGGGAAGTCCGTGCGCGGCGCGATGCGGTCCAGCAGGTCGTCGAGGCCCTGGTCGTACTCGTGGTTCCCGATCGCGGCGGCATCGACACCCATCGCATTCATCACGTCGATGGTGGGCTCGTCGTTCTGGACGGCGGAAGCGAAGGCGGAGCCGCCGACGTTGTCCCCGGCGGAGAAGAGGAAGGAGCTATCGGCCTCGGCGCGCACCGTCTCGACGGCGCAGACCATGCCGGCGGCGCCACCGAGGGCGCCGTGGAAGTCGTTGAAGGTCATCAGGCTGACCTGGTCGTCGGGTTCAGCAGCGGCGGCAGCACCGATCGGCATCACGGCCGATGCGAAGGCGACCGCGGCAGCGCTGAGGCCGACGCTCACACCGCGCCCGATGCGGCGCGCGGGGTTGTCCATCATGAATGCTCCTGGGGGCAGGGAGGGGGATGACTCGACACGAGCTGCTCCATCACACCCCATCGACGCCGTCTCCGCCCCGGTTTTCGCCGACCTGGTCCCCGCTCGTCATCGACAGTTCACCTCGGTGGTGGTCAGACGCTCGCCGGGCGCCGCCAGCAGGAATATCGTGATCTCCCCGTGACCCGGTGGTGGGGGCGGATCGGGGCGCCTGCGAGCGGGCTGGAAGGGTCGAGATCTCCGGTGACCGCTTTCCGTGTGTGACCTCGTACCCGCGGCCGGGCTGCTCGTAGCCCTGCCGGAGCCGAGTGGGTACCATCGGCGAGGACTTCGGATGGTCCACTCGACCCCCGCCCGTGACGTCTTCTCGATGTTCTCGGCACCGGCTCGGGTCGGTTCCGGCACCGTCCCCAGCCCCTCACTCCGACGCTCCCTCCCTCTTCCAGACGCGGACCGCGACCCGCTCGGCCACCAGCCCCGGCCGGGCCGCCCATGCGCCGCTCAAGGAGTCCTCCTCATGGTCATGCCGATGCCCTTCTTCACCCGTCGCCCCACCGTCCCCGCGAAGGACGGCGCGAGCTGGCCGCACGTGGTCATCCTGGGAGGGGGGTTCGCCGGTGCGCACGCCGTGGAGGCGCTGCGCGATGCGCGGGTGCGCGTGACCCTCATCGACCGCAACGTCTACAAGACGTTCCAGCCGCTGCTGTACCAGGTCGCCACCGCCGGCCTGAACCCGGGGGACGTCACCATGTTCCTGCGCGGCCTGTCCCTGAAGGTGCCGAACATGCGCTACCGCCAGGGCGAAGTCGAGGGCGTGGATCCGACGCGGAAGGTCGTGAGCCTGGACGAGGGCCAGAAGGGCCAGCACGAGATCTCCTACGACTACCTGATCATCGCCAACGGTGCGACCACCACCTACTTCGGCACCCCCGGTGCCGAGGAGCACGCGATGCCGATGTACACCCGCGCCCAGGCCCTGGCGATCCGCGACCGCGTCTTCTCCGAGCTGGAGCGCTCGAGCCGCGAGGCCGGGGACAGCCACGACAAGCTGCACGTGTGCATCGTCGGCGGCGGGCCGACGGGCGTGGAGATCGCCGGCGCGCTGGCGGATTTCCGGATGCAGGAGCTGGACATCCTCTATCCGGAGATGGATCCGGGCACCCTCCAGGTCACGGTGCTGCAGCGCGGCGACGAGCTGCTCAAGGAGTTCTCCACCAAGTACCGCCAGTACGCGGCCGACGAGCTGCGCGACCGCGGCGTCACCCTGCGGCTGGGCCACGGGGTCAAGGAGGTCGGCTACGACCACGTGGTGCTCGATGACGACTCGATCCTCGAATCCGACATCACCATCTGGGCCGCCGGCGTCGCGATCCCCCAGGCGATCTCCGAGTGGGGCTTCCCGCAGGACAGGCGCGGCCGCCTCTCGGTGGACGACTACCTGCAGGTCAAGGGCTTCCCCGGGGTCTATGCCGCCGGTGACATCGCCGGCCAGGACGAGGCTCTCCCCCAGCTCGCGCAGCCCGCGATCCAGATGGGCCAGGCCGCGGCCCGCGCGATCTCCGCAGAGGTCGACGGCAAACCGCGCAAGAAGTTCACGTACACCGATCTGGGCACCATGGCCACCATCGGCCGCCATGCCGCGATCGCGGAGATCCCGTTCCTGGGCGGGCTCTCGGGCTCGCTCGGCTGGGCCGCCTGGCTCGGCGTGCACATCACCAAGATGATCGGCCACCGCAACCAGCGTGCGGTCGCGATGAACCTGGTCTCGCTATACGGCGGCTCCCGCGCCACGCACCAGCCGAACCCCGTCGTGGGCGAGGTGGACTCGCTGCGGGCGGCGAAGATCTTCGAAGAGCAGGCCCCGCGCCGCATGTTCGGCAAGGACGCCGGGGCGACCGCCGGCATCCGGGCGGCCGAGGGCACCGGGGGTACCGGACGGGACTGAATCCCGCAGCTGCTCCGGAATGATGAGCGCCCTGCTTCCGCGTGTGGAAGTGGGGCGCTCATGACTGTGCGGTCAGCGGGTGCGGCGGATGAGGTCGATGAGCTGGTCCGCGTCCTGGCGGAGCGGGTGTGATGCCCGGGCGGCGCAATCTGGTGAAGGCTGGGACGGCCGCGACGGCTGGGGGCTCACCGCTGGCGAAGCGGCGCCCTCACCCGGCAGCGGCGCCGCGTAGCGGGCGGTGGTGAAGGCATCGGCGATGCGGGCCGCGGCGGCGTGGTGCTCGTCGGTGATCTCGAGGCCGGCGGCCTCGATGTGGGCGAGCAGATCCTCGAGGGCGCGGTGCGGCGCCAGTGCGGCGTCCAGCGCGAGGGGGGTGGGGTCGCTGCCCCAGGCCCCGGTGATCCGGAGCCAGCGGATCGCGAACGCGCGCACCGAGAGCTCGCGGGTGATCTCGGACCAGGCGAGCTCTCCTGCCCCGCGATATCGCCGCTCCACGGCGAGTGCGGAGGCGAGCCCGCCATCACCGTCGCCGCTGTCCAGCAGGGCGGCCCAGCGTGCGTCGCGAGCGCGGAGACGGCGGCGGCGGATGCCGAGCACGGCCGCAGCGGCGACAGCGGCGAGCAGCCCGCCCAGCGCCATCGTGATCACCACCCCCCACTTCACGCGCTGCACGGTGGCGGCGGAGGGGCCGAGGTCACCGCCGTCGGAGTCCTGGGCGGTGGCGGGGTCCTCGGTGGTCTCCTCCTCGGAGGTGCCCTGCTCGTCGGGCGTCTCCTCGGCGGGCTCGTCCTGCGTAGTCGGGGTCTCCGGGGCGGGGGCCTGCTCCTGATCGGAGGGGTCGGTCCGTTCCGGCGGGCTCACCCCGTTGGCGGCCGCGGCCGGTGTCGGTTCGAAGCGCACCCAGCCGTACTCGGGACCGAACCACACCTCGGGCCAGGCGTGCGCATTCGTGGAGCTGACGGACCATTCGTCCCCGTCCTGCTCGCCGGGGGTGAAGCCGATGACCACCCGGGAGGGATACCCCTGCGAGGTCATCATCAGCGCGAACGAGGCGGCGAACTGCTCGCAGTAGCCCACGCGATCGTCCAGGAAGGACTCCAGCGGATCCTCGCCCGGTGGGGAGTTGACGGTGAGCGAGTAGGCGAAGGAGTTGCGGAAGTAGTCCTGGAAGGTGACGGCGGTGTCGTAGGCGTTGTCGGCGCCATCCCTCTCGACCAGCTGGTCGGCGAGCGCGGTCGCGGTCTCGGGCACGTCGTCCCGGGAGGTGTAGCCCGCGTCGAAGGGCTGCGCGAACACGGCCGGGTCCACTCCGCGCAGCTGCTCGGCGGTGGCGGTGGCCGGTTCGGATTGGACGCTGTACCGCTGCCCGAGCAGGCCGGAGCGCACGTAGGACAGCGCCACCTCGCCGTTGGAGGGCTGCAGCGTCATCGCCCGGTTCAGCACAGGGTCGGCCCCTCGGACGGAGCGCACGTTATCCGGCACGGGCAGGCGCTGGCCCGCGAGGTTGGTGATCTCGACGTCGGTCTCGATGAAGTCGTCGGCGCTGCCGTGCACGGCCACGCCGTCGTCGCGGGCATCGCTGAACGCGGCCACCCCCATCACCAGGGCGTCGCCTTCCGCGGTGCCGCGGAAGGTCTCGCCGTCGAAGGTGTTCAGAGTGCGCAGGCGCAGGTAGGAGGGGTCTTCCGCGGTGGTGGTGTAGCGCAGCACCTCGGTGTCCTCCCGCTGCAGCAGCGAGCGGCGCACGGAGACGTCGTCATCGATCATCACCGGTCCGAGCGCGGGGGCGTCGGGATCCTGCCAGCGCTCGAGCAGGTCGATGTTCAGGGCGAGCCGGGCCGGGGCCAGCTGCGGCAGAGCGGGGCCCAGCAGCGGGCTCAGCACCGCGACCAGCGCCACGCAGACTGTCACCGCGGCGAGGGTGCGGCCGCGATGCGCGGGAGGCCCCGCCTGCGGCCGACGGTCCCCGCGCAGGTAGCGGGGATCGGCGTGGACGGTGCGGGTCGCGAAGAGCGCCGCCCCGGCCAGCACCGGGGCAGCGACCTGCCACCACTGGCCGCCGGCCGGGTGCTGCAGCGCCGGGATCAGCACCGCGCTGCTCACCAGCAGAGCGGTGGGGGTGTGCCAGCCCAGGTCCAGGAACATCAGGTCCAGCAGCAGGGTCACCAGCCCGATCAGCGCCACCATGAGCACGGCGCCGGGCGCGCCGAGGGCCAGCGGGGGCACCCCCGAGGCCAGCTCGTTCACGCCGCGGGTGGCGATCTCCGCCTGGTCGCGGACCACGGCGAGCGGTCCGTCCTGCCAGGGGGCCAGGCCCAGCACCGTCTCGACCACCAGCACCAGCAGGATCAGCAGTCCAGCCTGGGCCAGCGGCACCAGCATCTGGCGTCGCACCACGGTGCGCAGCACCACCCCGCCGAGGATCACGGGCGCCGCGGCGACCAGGGTCAGCACCAACCAGGACGAGCCGGCCAGGAGCTGGGAGGCGGGGGCCGAGGCCAGCAGGATGGCGACCAGCAGCAGCAGTGCCCGGCCGGTGAGGTGGCTGCCCTCGAGCGCGGGCCGGCCCATCAGCGGGCTCATCGGCTCTGCTCCTCGTCGGCGGTGAGCAGGTCGGTGAGGGTGTCGGCGGCGGTGCCGCGCACCAGGGTCCAGCGGCCCAGCGGGGAGCGGGTGGGGGCGTGCCGCTCGCGGACCGCCGCCAGCTCCGCGGCGTGCTGCAGGTGGGCGTGACCGAAGTCGTCCCCGTCGGCCGGGCCGATCCGGCGGGCCCGGTGCGGGGGCTGCGCGGGATGGGCAGCATCCGGCTCCTCGAGGGCGGGGCCGAGCGCGATCGCGGTGCGGTGGGCGGCGCGGCCGGCGAAGCGGTCCAGCTGGAGTCCGGAGAAGGGGTCGCCGTCGTCGGGCCCCAGCGCGATCGCGAGGGCGGTGTGCCCGGCGGCGTGATCCCGGCCGATGCCACCGGAGGCGTCGTCGTCGAAGTCGACGTCGGCGAGCGCGAGCAGGGAGGCGCGCTGGGCGACGGCGTCCGCCTCGCGGCCCAGCGGGGACGGGCCGGAGAGGCCGCGGCGGCGGCCGGTGCGGGTGATCTCGTCCCCGGAGGCGTCGACGATGCGCACCTCCCAGCCGCTGCGGCCCAGGGCGTCCAGCACGGTCGCGGCGTGCGAGACCAGGGCGTCCTCCACCTCGGCGGAGGGGTTCTCGCGCCGGGTGGTGTCGAGCACGATCACGGCGCTCTGCCCGGCGGCGGGCTCCTCCTCGCGGGTCATCAGCTGGCCGGTTCGGGCGCTGGCGCGCCAGTTGATGCGGCGGATGTCGTCCCCGCTGGCGTAGGGGCGGGCGATGGGGCCGATCTCGCCGATGCCCGGGGCGGGGGCGGCGCTGCGGGCCCCCTCGCGGCTGATGCCGGTGGCGCGCTCGGCGGCCGGCTCCATCACACCGACCACCGGCAGGCCGGTCAGGTGCAGGCCGTCCTCCACGGTGCGGCGCAGGTGGAACAGCCCCAGCAGGTCGCGGACGATCAGCGAGTAGGGGCCCAGCTCGTGCCCGCCTCGTCGGCCGACGTGCAGCACATGCGGCATCCGCGCAGCCAGTGGCAGGTCTCCTTGACCGCCGAGCGACTCCGGCAGGTGCTCGCGCACGATCCCGCGCCCCAGCGGCACCACGGTGATCCAGGCGGGGCCCTCCAGCTCGAGCATCACCCTCGCAGAGGCGCCGACGGGCACCGCGTCGTCGACCAGGTATCGCCGCGCGCGCAGCCCGACGCCGCTGACCGCGATCCCGACCGCCCCGACGACCAGCATGAGCAGCAGCGCGGCGGCCAGCTGCCGGGCGGGGGTGACCCGGGCCAGGTCCCCCAGCAGCCACAGGCCCAGGCACAGCCCGAGCACCGCGAGGCCCCGCCCGGTGGGGCGCAGGATCCTGCCCGGGCGCGGGGTCATTGCTGCGCGGTGCTGCGCAGCACCTGATCGACCAGCTCCTCCGCGCTCGCTCCGCGGGAGAGGGCCTGCGGGGTCAGGTGCATGCGGTGGCGCCATACCGGCATGATCACGTCGGAGATGTCCTGCGGGGTGACGAAGGTGCGCGCGGTGAGCGCGGCCTTCGCCTTCGCGGCACGCACCAGGTGCACGGCGGCGCGCGGGGAGGCGCCGAGGGTGACCTGGGGGTGGCTGCGGGTGGCCTGCGCCAGGCGCACCGCGTAGTCGAGGATCACCGGGGAGGCGTACACGCTGCGCACCAGGGAGATGTGGGCGGCGATGCGTTCGGGGCTGGTGCGGGTGATGACGGCATCGATCACGTCATGATCGCCCTCGGGGACGGGTCCGGTCTGGGTGGCGAGCATCCGCGCCTCAGCGCTGGGCACCGGATATCCCATCGTGGTCTGGGCCAGGAAGCGGTCGCGCTGGGCTTCGGGCAGGCGGTAGGTGCCCTCCATCTCGACCGGGTTGGCGGTGGCGACCACCATGAACGGCTCGGCGAGGGCGTAGGTGGTGCCGTCGACGGTGACCTGTCGCTCCTCCATCGCCTCCAGCAGGGCGGACTGGGTCTTCGGGGAGGCGCGGTTGATCTCGTCGGCCAGCAGGATCTGGGTGAACACCGCGCCGCGGCGGAACTCGAACTCGCTGGTGGCCTGGTTGAACACGCTCGCACCGGTGACATCGCCCGGCAGCAGGTCGGGGGTGAACTGGATGCGGTGGCGCTCGGCCCCGAGCGAGGCGGCCAGGGACTTGGCGAGCATCGTCTTGCCCACCCCGGGAATGTCCTCGATGAGCAGGTGCCCTCCGGCCAGCAGCACCAGCACCGCGATGCGGGCCACCTCGTCCTTGCCCTCGACGACGGTCGCGATCTCCGCGACCACGCTCTCGGCCTCGGCGGCGATCTCGCGGGCCTGCGCTTCGGAGAGGGGTCCCCCGGCCTCGCGGGAGTGGCTGCGGGAGTCTTGGGGGTCGCTGGGAGCCTGGACAGCGATGTCATCCTGAGTCATGTCGAACTCCTTTGAGTCATCGCTGGCACTGTTGTTCATGAAGAATTTGCCACCTGATGAACAGCCCAGGTGATTATTCGTGGCGATGCCTCATACAGTATGACTGGTCCAAACCGTCGTGCCCGAGGAGTTCCGATGTTCGTCCCACGCGGCCGAGCCCTCGTGAGGCTCGGCGCCGGGCTCCTGCTCGCGATGGCATGCGCTGCGGCGCCCGCTCTCGCACTGGCCCCGCCGGTGGCGGGTGCGCCGACAGGGCACGGGGACTGCGTCGAGGCCGCACCGAGCGCGACGGCGACCTCGACACAGCTCGGCGGGCCCGTCGAGGTCTCCGGCGACTGCTTCCCGACGCGCTCGGAGGGCACGGTCGAGATCTTCATCCAGGGCAACGGCGACTCGCAAGATTCGAAGACAGTGCGGACCGACGGCGGACAGTCTGTCTACGCCTCATTCACGCCGGGCGCAGTCGGCGACTATCAAGCCGTCATCAAGGTCGGAAGCGCTACCGCGAGCACCACGTTCACCGTGGAGGACGCCGCGGAGCCGGAACCGACGGATCCACCCACGGAGGAACCCACCGAGGAGCCCACCGAGGAGCCGACGGAGGAGCCCACAGATCCGCCGACGACCGCGGAGCCGACGGACCCGCCGACGTCGGAACAGCCGACCGAACCGGCTCCCACCGATCCCGAACCGACGGACGAGCCGAGCACCCCGGCCCCGACCGACGAGCCGTCGACCCCGGCGCCCACCGCACCGGCCTCCACGAACAACCCATCGACCCCGGCACCGACCGGGGGCCCGACCAGCTCGGCGCCTGAGCCCGGTGGTCAGGACAGTGAGGACTCGCAGGGCACGCCCTCGACACCCGCGAGCCCCGCCCCGAGCACCTCGCAGGATGAGGAGCAGAATTCTGCGCCGCCATCGGCCGCCGACCGGCCGGGCGCCTCCTCGCCGTCCCCCGACTCTTCCACCCCGACGGACCCCGGCTCGGCAACCGACGACGCCCCGCCCTCGACGCCCGAGTACAGCGCCGATCAGAAGCAGGCGGCCGCACTCGCAGTGCTGATGACCTCCCTGTTCGCGCATGGGGTCTCCGAGGGCGAGGTGGGTCTCTCCCCTGCCGAGGTCCAGGCGGAGGTCGAAGCCTCCGGGGCGGACGGGAACAGCGACGGGGCGGACGGGAACAGTTCCGGCGACAGCGACGAGGCCTCTGACAGCGGCGGTGAGGAGCTCGCCGAGACCGGGATGGAGGCCTCCACACCCGCGGCTCTCGCCGGGCTCGCGCTGCTCAGCGGTGCCGGTCTGCTCTGGCATCAGCGGCGTCGGCGGGACTGACCTCCGACGCGGCTCCCCAGCTCAGGCGCGGAGCTCCCGTCGGGCCTGCAGCGCGATCAGCGCCGCGATCAGCAGGGCCCCGACCACCAGTGCGGCCCCGCCCACGGCGACCGCGCCGCTGACGCCGAGCAGCGCACCGAGCCAGCCGAGGGTGATCCCATTGCCGGTGCGCATGCCGCTGCCGATCATCGAGTAGACCCCCACCACGCGTCCGCGCTGGTGCTCCGGGGCGCGCAGCTGCACCAGCGCCTGACCGATCGCGGTCGCGGCGAGGTTCGCGATGCCACCGATCACCAGGGCGATCAGCGCCACCGCGTAGTGGCCGGTGGTGGCCACGATCAGGGAGGTGAGCCCGAACATCACCGCGGCGATCACGGCGCCGCGCACGTCGACCTTGAGGATCCCGGTGGCCTCGAGCAGGATCCCGCCCACCACTCCCCCGATGCCGTTGGCGAACAGCAGCGCGCCGTACCCGATCCCGGCCTTGTCCCCGGCACCGAGATTCTGGGCGAAGTTCGGCATCGCCACCTGCAATGAGGCGCCCACGCACACCGCGATCAGGCCTGCCAGCGCGATCATCCCCACCAGCACCCGGTCATTGCTGACGGTGCGCAGCACCCGCGGGGTGTCCAGGATCGAGATCCGCTCCCTGTGGACATGGCCGCTGCGCACGTGCCCGGTGAAGGGGGTGCGGATCATCAGCAAATTCATCGGCAGATAGAACAGGATGTTGACGAAGATGCCGTACGTCGGCCCGAGCGCCAGCAGCAGCGCCGAGCCGACCACCGGACCGGCCAGGACGCCGAGGCTCTTGAAGGTCGCGTTCAGCCGCACGGCGCTGGGCA
Encoded proteins:
- a CDS encoding 5'-nucleotidase C-terminal domain-containing protein, coding for MRPIIQTGASAENLGVVTLQLGEDGDWDVLGEPENRATALPEGTECAVDTEVVREVTEIARTAIDEAAVIGTEPVGSVAGDVTTSWADSKASYVDGIRTPNTEVGNQAITKGDDRTRHSAAGDMLADSMKWYLEDAGLDGEHEVIGFMNPGGIRAELWYDQSDADEGDGVVTYAEANSMVPFGNTLNSGEVTGAQFVQMLEEQWQRTADGGSVDAGDEAFLAFAVSHNVEYVFDSSRALDDRIVDIRIGGEPIDPDATYTIVAASFLFEGGDNMWALSEAEDVRDSGVLDRDAFIQYLEATPDLTPDFAQRQLEMQILDGGEYDSEAGIDRDPVLRLGNVESQSLGAPEIATVVVDAGEYGTFEAPYAYVEDAGRLFADVTLTDWMCVPEGTVVPLTITAIPETGTEIVTEIGSFTWTEGGTPDECDTDDGDDDTTPPPSDGDDDATTPPAGDGDDDATTPPPAGGDGQDGDNAQDGSTVATPVGDSTSGDTTAGGSDRSDLARTGVSLGSLIATISVVTLAGAGALALRRRMSQR
- a CDS encoding NAD(P)/FAD-dependent oxidoreductase, with the translated sequence MPMPFFTRRPTVPAKDGASWPHVVILGGGFAGAHAVEALRDARVRVTLIDRNVYKTFQPLLYQVATAGLNPGDVTMFLRGLSLKVPNMRYRQGEVEGVDPTRKVVSLDEGQKGQHEISYDYLIIANGATTTYFGTPGAEEHAMPMYTRAQALAIRDRVFSELERSSREAGDSHDKLHVCIVGGGPTGVEIAGALADFRMQELDILYPEMDPGTLQVTVLQRGDELLKEFSTKYRQYAADELRDRGVTLRLGHGVKEVGYDHVVLDDDSILESDITIWAAGVAIPQAISEWGFPQDRRGRLSVDDYLQVKGFPGVYAAGDIAGQDEALPQLAQPAIQMGQAAARAISAEVDGKPRKKFTYTDLGTMATIGRHAAIAEIPFLGGLSGSLGWAAWLGVHITKMIGHRNQRAVAMNLVSLYGGSRATHQPNPVVGEVDSLRAAKIFEEQAPRRMFGKDAGATAGIRAAEGTGGTGRD
- a CDS encoding DUF3488 and transglutaminase-like domain-containing protein; the protein is MSPLMGRPALEGSHLTGRALLLLVAILLASAPASQLLAGSSWLVLTLVAAAPVILGGVVLRTVVRRQMLVPLAQAGLLILLVLVVETVLGLAPWQDGPLAVVRDQAEIATRGVNELASGVPPLALGAPGAVLMVALIGLVTLLLDLMFLDLGWHTPTALLVSSAVLIPALQHPAGGQWWQVAAPVLAGAALFATRTVHADPRYLRGDRRPQAGPPAHRGRTLAAVTVCVALVAVLSPLLGPALPQLAPARLALNIDLLERWQDPDAPALGPVMIDDDVSVRRSLLQREDTEVLRYTTTAEDPSYLRLRTLNTFDGETFRGTAEGDALVMGVAAFSDARDDGVAVHGSADDFIETDVEITNLAGQRLPVPDNVRSVRGADPVLNRAMTLQPSNGEVALSYVRSGLLGQRYSVQSEPATATAEQLRGVDPAVFAQPFDAGYTSRDDVPETATALADQLVERDGADNAYDTAVTFQDYFRNSFAYSLTVNSPPGEDPLESFLDDRVGYCEQFAASFALMMTSQGYPSRVVIGFTPGEQDGDEWSVSSTNAHAWPEVWFGPEYGWVRFEPTPAAAANGVSPPERTDPSDQEQAPAPETPTTQDEPAEETPDEQGTSEEETTEDPATAQDSDGGDLGPSAATVQRVKWGVVITMALGGLLAAVAAAAVLGIRRRRLRARDARWAALLDSGDGDGGLASALAVERRYRGAGELAWSEITRELSVRAFAIRWLRITGAWGSDPTPLALDAALAPHRALEDLLAHIEAAGLEITDEHHAAAARIADAFTTARYAAPLPGEGAASPAVSPQPSRPSQPSPDCAARASHPLRQDADQLIDLIRRTR
- a CDS encoding DUF58 domain-containing protein; translation: MTPRPGRILRPTGRGLAVLGLCLGLWLLGDLARVTPARQLAAALLLMLVVGAVGIAVSGVGLRARRYLVDDAVPVGASARVMLELEGPAWITVVPLGRGIVREHLPESLGGQGDLPLAARMPHVLHVGRRGGHELGPYSLIVRDLLGLFHLRRTVEDGLHLTGLPVVGVMEPAAERATGISREGARSAAPAPGIGEIGPIARPYASGDDIRRINWRASARTGQLMTREEEPAAGQSAVIVLDTTRRENPSAEVEDALVSHAATVLDALGRSGWEVRIVDASGDEITRTGRRRGLSGPSPLGREADAVAQRASLLALADVDFDDDASGGIGRDHAAGHTALAIALGPDDGDPFSGLQLDRFAGRAAHRTAIALGPALEEPDAAHPAQPPHRARRIGPADGDDFGHAHLQHAAELAAVRERHAPTRSPLGRWTLVRGTAADTLTDLLTADEEQSR
- a CDS encoding AAA family ATPase → MTQDDIAVQAPSDPQDSRSHSREAGGPLSEAQAREIAAEAESVVAEIATVVEGKDEVARIAVLVLLAGGHLLIEDIPGVGKTMLAKSLAASLGAERHRIQFTPDLLPGDVTGASVFNQATSEFEFRRGAVFTQILLADEINRASPKTQSALLEAMEERQVTVDGTTYALAEPFMVVATANPVEMEGTYRLPEAQRDRFLAQTTMGYPVPSAEARMLATQTGPVPEGDHDVIDAVITRTSPERIAAHISLVRSVYASPVILDYAVRLAQATRSHPQVTLGASPRAAVHLVRAAKAKAALTARTFVTPQDISDVIMPVWRHRMHLTPQALSRGASAEELVDQVLRSTAQQ
- a CDS encoding LPXTG cell wall anchor domain-containing protein produces the protein MFVPRGRALVRLGAGLLLAMACAAAPALALAPPVAGAPTGHGDCVEAAPSATATSTQLGGPVEVSGDCFPTRSEGTVEIFIQGNGDSQDSKTVRTDGGQSVYASFTPGAVGDYQAVIKVGSATASTTFTVEDAAEPEPTDPPTEEPTEEPTEEPTEEPTDPPTTAEPTDPPTSEQPTEPAPTDPEPTDEPSTPAPTDEPSTPAPTAPASTNNPSTPAPTGGPTSSAPEPGGQDSEDSQGTPSTPASPAPSTSQDEEQNSAPPSAADRPGASSPSPDSSTPTDPGSATDDAPPSTPEYSADQKQAAALAVLMTSLFAHGVSEGEVGLSPAEVQAEVEASGADGNSDGADGNSSGDSDEASDSGGEELAETGMEASTPAALAGLALLSGAGLLWHQRRRRD
- a CDS encoding MFS transporter, whose product is MADNIEHVITYWALWEVFASPWLVGFQVISHWLPFLLFSVLFGGLAEKYDCRRIIQAAQILFALVSLSWGLLFLTGTLEMWSACVLLVLHGLAGALWGPAEQLMLHDFAEPPELPSAVRLNATFKSLGVLAGPVVGSALLLALGPTYGIFVNILFYLPMNLLMIRTPFTGHVRSGHVHRERISILDTPRVLRTVSNDRVLVGMIALAGLIAVCVGASLQVAMPNFAQNLGAGDKAGIGYGALLFANGIGGVVGGILLEATGILKVDVRGAVIAAVMFGLTSLIVATTGHYAVALIALVIGGIANLAATAIGQALVQLRAPEHQRGRVVGVYSMIGSGMRTGNGITLGWLGALLGVSGAVAVGGAALVVGALLIAALIALQARRELRA